In Mauremys reevesii isolate NIE-2019 linkage group 9, ASM1616193v1, whole genome shotgun sequence, the genomic stretch TGACACAGTTCACTTATTGTGCAGCACCATGCATACTTAGCACAATGAAGCATCAATAATActattaaataaacaaacaaacaaaaatccccaaACAGACAAGAAATGAGATAAATGCCATTCCTCTGAAATAATGGTTGGTGATTGGGGGAGGAATCACACCTTTGATTGTCTCTGATTATACTTATGATTCACTCCTGGTTAGACCCTTGATGAGGCAACGTAGCCCATGAAAAGTATAGTGCCTCTCAAATGGCTAGTTTGAGTTAAGTGCAtatcccaatttaaaaaaaaaacagatcagTTTGGTTCTTTTATTTCTGTTAGGAGACAAGTTGTGTTAACTGCACATAGCACCAAAGAGTTAATTAACCAAATCCTCTTACCACCTGTCACTTAGAATGAAATGACCACATAAGATCTTTAGTGAAGAACAAATCCTGAGGAATTAAGGCTTGTTCTCATAATACATTAGAAATAGAAtggctccccttcctcccttccctgcatCATGAACACGCACTCACCCTCTGGGTGATGGTTTTCCCCTCTTTGACTTGCACTGCCAAGCCCAAATCAGACAATCTGCAGTTGCCATTATCATCTAGGAGAACATTTTCTGGCTTCATGTCCCTGTACAGGATTCTGATGGAGTGGAGATGCAGAATCCCACAGGTGATCTGAGCTGAATAAAAGATGATCCTGTTCATTTCCAAGCCCCTCTCTCCCACATTGTAGATATGGTATTTAAGATCCCCTCCATTCATGAGGCTCATAACAAGACACAGATGGCTCTTGCTCTCATAGGCATATGCCAGGGTGACTATGAAAGGACAGTTAACTTTCTCTAGAATCTGCTTCTCCAGCAGAGCCATCTTCTCCCCACCTTTCTTCTTCAGCCTCTTCTTATCCAGTTTCTTGCAGGCATACATCTTGCCAGTATTTTTCACCTGGATGGCACAAACCTAGAGGATCAAGAtggaaagagaaaggaaagggCTTTACAAATACAGACTGGAGGTGAATAAAGAGCAGAGGTGAATGGGGCTTAAGGAAGCAAGATATCTCTTGCCATCCTTTCAGAGGGCACTGCTAGTGATCAGCCTGACAGAGTACTGGATGGGGATACAGTGGGAGTAGGGAGTTGGTCTATTCTGCTTGCGGGGGGTGGCGGAGGCTGTCTTATCCTAGTCCAAAACTCTTGAGGATCCTATGGAGTTTTCAGAAGTTCCCTTTACTGACCAGCATGTGGATGCTTTGGGGCAATAAAGTGGAGACGGGGTTACATCACACTGGTTTGCCAAGGAGGAAGTTAGTTTTTCAAGGTCTTTGATGTCTGCCTAGTCTCTTGTAGGCTCTTCTCTGCATTGCCCATACCCACCCATTAGACCAGGGAAGGGATTGATAGTATTTCTCCTACCTCTCCAAAGCCACCTTTGCCCAGCACTCGAAACTCGTAGAAGTACTTCTCATTCACTGGCTGCCTCTCAAAGACTTTCCACTGCAGGAACTTGTCATAGGAGGAGGTTCTCTGGAAGTCCTGGAAGGGTTTCTCTCGGAGGAAAGCCTTGGTCTCCTCCTTGGCCAGCTGCAAGATACTCTCATAGTCCTTCTCAGTGGCAGCCTGGCACTTGCTGGCCAGGTCTGAGCTCATGAAGGCTAGGTAGCCCTTGGAGCCGGACTTCAGGAAGTTGGTGACCAAGCTCTGCATGATGCTACTCTTGGCATTgtcctctgccagctcccagttGGACACCTCATCCAGGAAGTCCTTGGCCACCAGGTATTCAGGCACGGTCTCTAAGAAATCCCTAAAGAACCTTTTGCCAATGGGCTGCTGCTCACAGATGCTCTCATACTCAGCCAGGAGGGCCTGCCTGACCTCTGTGCACTGCTCAGGCTTGGGCAGTGAGAGGCTCTTGCGCCTCCTCTGCATCTCCCTGGTGTCTCCTTCTGTGCTCTTCCTGGCCTGCAGGTATGCTGTGTTGGCAATCAGGTTGTCCAGGCCCCCCATGTCACACATCTTGATGAGCTCTTGGGGTGGCAAAGCCTGGCTGGGGCAAAGTCACTCACTGGTCCTGGGGCTGTCTTGCACCTCTCCCTGCCTGCGTGTGTTTGTGTGGGCTTCAGAGAGACACTGAGGAGACTAGCTGCTTTAGCATTAAATACCTCTCAAGGATTTTCACTAAGTACCTTTAGGTGTATGTACCATTTGTGGAAAGTGACTGGTAAGAGGTTTCTCTCTAAGGAGCTTTGGGGTTGCTATCTATAGCCAGCGGGATGACATCCCAGGAAAACCTTCCCACTGCCGTCACTGAATAGGCACAGCTTGGCTGGTGACCCTCAGCACAGACCCTTTCCTGCCCCTTATATGTGCCAGgattcccaccccacccactgcccatggCCATTGGAGTGTGCCAGAATTCCACACCCACCCACTGTCTACTGGCTCCTTACCCTCTGCAAGTGTGCCTTGGAcagacagatacacacacacactccatggCACTTTGCCCTTTCGGGTGGGGTCAAAATCCCACACACATCCACTGTTCATGGCACCCTGACCCTGGGGGTTACACAAAATCTCCTTGACTTCTTCCCATTGCACCCTGAGCTTTGGGGTACtggaaattacattaaaacatatgtaaaataaaataaaagctgttaCAAGATGTAAAAGCCACTCAAAAGTCAAAGCCATCCCTGAAACATAAGTCAGAAGAGAGTAACAGCAGAAAAAGCGCAGGGGGTGTTCGGAGTTGTTTAATAATCACTCAGTTCTGATCGTTGAGCACCATCACATCCTTCGACACACACAACAAAATGCTTGTAAGCTGCACATATACAGTGCACAAAGTTCACTGCTGTCATATGCTGCTCCCTCTAAAAGAACAGAAATTGGATTAGATGAAGAACAGGCTAAGAAATGCTGCTGTTCTAAAAATAATGATCTGTGTGTACAACCAGAACACCACAGAATCCTGGTCTCCCTCACACATAGCGAAGTGGAAACAATCTGAACTTGTTTAAGAGACAAGTGATTCTCCATTACATTCCTAAAAATatcctccttgccccagcccccaaaacaaacaaacaaacctctatCCTACACTGCAAACTACTGTCCAAGCTTTTTGAATCCTGAAAATGTCACTTAGGACAAGAGAGCATCTACTTACTTCAGCTCTTGGTAATTCAAGGGACTGGAAATATACTATGAATTTAGCTGATCGGGAATATCACTTGTGGAAAAATATTCTGTTGCCCGTTGACTATTTAAAAACAATGGAATATAAAAAATGTTATTGCCTGTACATTCTTT encodes the following:
- the GRK7 gene encoding rhodopsin kinase GRK7 gives rise to the protein MCDMGGLDNLIANTAYLQARKSTEGDTREMQRRRKSLSLPKPEQCTEVRQALLAEYESICEQQPIGKRFFRDFLETVPEYLVAKDFLDEVSNWELAEDNAKSSIMQSLVTNFLKSGSKGYLAFMSSDLASKCQAATEKDYESILQLAKEETKAFLREKPFQDFQRTSSYDKFLQWKVFERQPVNEKYFYEFRVLGKGGFGEVCAIQVKNTGKMYACKKLDKKRLKKKGGEKMALLEKQILEKVNCPFIVTLAYAYESKSHLCLVMSLMNGGDLKYHIYNVGERGLEMNRIIFYSAQITCGILHLHSIRILYRDMKPENVLLDDNGNCRLSDLGLAVQVKEGKTITQRAGTNGYMAPEILKEENYSYPVDWFAMGCSIYEMVAGRTPFKDFKEKVSKDEVKKRTLEDEVKFEHANFTAETKDICRLFLAKKSEDRLGSRSSDDDPRKHAFFKTINFHRLEAGLIDPPFVPDPSVVYAKDVADIADFSEIRGIEFDDKDKQFFKKFATGAVPIPWQEEIIETGLFEELNDPNRIATGGCANGGEAKSGVCLLL